The window AGGTCGCATCCCGCTCGGCACGTTGCGCGCGGACATCAGCTACGGCGTCGTTCATGCCCACACGACCTACGGCCGGATCGGGGTCAAGGTCTGGATCTACCGCGGCGAGACGCTGGCTGATCTCCCGGGTTCGGCCCGCACCGAGCCGCGGGAGGCCCCACGCCCCGCGACCCGTGGCCGGCCGGCCCGTCGGACGCGGACCGGAGCCACTCCTGTCGAGGAGGCCGAGACGGCCGACGCGACGGTGGCGGTCGCCGCGCCGGTGGAAGAGGTCGCCGAATCGGTGGCCGTGGACGAGTCCGCGGTTGAGGCCGCCGTCGAGCCGAAGGCCGCCGTCGAGCCGAAGGCTGCCGTCGAGCCGAAGGCCGCCGTCGAGCCGAAGGCTGCCGTCGAGCCGAAGGCCGCCGTCGAGCCGAAGGCTGCCGTCGAGCCGGAGGCCGAGCCCGTGGTTGAGGCCGCCGCCGAAGCCGAGGCCGTCACGGAGACCGAGCCGGCATCGGTCGAACCTGAGACCCCAAGCAAGAGCAAGGCGAAGGACTAGTCATGCTGCTGCCGAAGCGCGTCAAGCATCGCAAGGTCCAGCGCGGACGCCGCGGAGGGCTGGCCAAGGGCGGCACCACTGTGTCCTTCGGCGAATACGGCCTGATGGCCGAAGAGGTGTGCTGGCTGACCAGCCGCCAGATCGAGGCTGCCCGACGTGCGATGACCCACCACATCAAGCGTGGCGGCCGTGTCTGGATTCGGGTCTTCCCCGACAAGCCGGTCACCAAGAAGCCGGCCGAGGTCCGCATGGGATCGGGCAAGGGGGCGCCGGACCACTGGGTCGCCGTCGTGAAGCCGGGCCGGATCATGTTCGAGATGTCCGGTGTGCCGGAAACGATCGCCCGCGAGGCGATGCGGCTGGCCAGTCACAAGCTGCCGATCTCCACCAAGTTCGTCATCAAGGAGGGCGTCGAACATGGACATCAGTGAGGTTCGCGCTCTCAGTGACCAGGATCTTGCTGCGGCCCTGGTCGATGCCAAGCTCGAGCTCTGGAAGATCCGGTTCGACCTGGCCACTCGCCAGGAGAAGAACCACAGCCGCCTGCCGGCCACCCGGCAGCGGATCGCACGGATCCTCACCGTAATGACCGAGCGCCAGCGCGCGGCGACACCCGCCAGCCAGGAGTCCGCGTAATGGCCGGCAAGCGACGGACCAAGGTCGGGCGCGTGGTGTCCGACAAGATGGACAAGACGGTGGTCGTCAGCGTCGAGCGTCTGCAGCGCCATCCGATCTACAAGCGCGTGATCCGGCGCTCCACGAAGTTCAAGGCCCACGACGAGGAGAACGCGGCGCGGGTGGGGGACAGCGTGCGCATCGAAGAGAGCCGGCCGCTGTCACGCGACAAGCGCTGGCGGCTGGTCGAGATCCTGGGCCACGGGGCAGCCGAGATGGCTTCCGGACCGATGGCCGATGAGGCGATCCTCAACCTCGAGCCGGAGCCCGTGGCCGAGTCGGGGCCGGAGTCGAAGGCGGCGGTCAGCGAGGCCGATCCGGCATGATCCGACGCCAGACCCGGCTCCGGGTCGCCGACAACACGGGCGCACGCGAGCTGATGTGCATCACGGTCGTGGGCCGCTCAACGAGCGAGACGGCGTCCGTGGGTGACGTCATCGTGGCCAGCGTCAAGCAGGCCCTGCCCAACTCCGGCGTGAAGAAGGGCGAGGTCGTCCGCGCGGTCATCGTCCGCACCAAGAAGGGCTACGGCCGCCCCGACGGGAGCCATATTCGCTTCGACGAGAATGCGGCAGTCCTCATCACCCCGCAGGGCAACCCGCGTGGGACCCGTATCTTCGGTCCGGTGGCGCGCGAGCTTCGAGAGCGGAACTACATGAAGATCATCTCGCTCGCGCCGGAGGTGCTGTGATGGCCGTTCGGAAGGGCGACACGGTGCTGGTCATGGCCGGCAAGGACCGTGGCAAGCGCGGCAAGGTCGAGCGTGTCGAGCGCACGCGGCGCGGCCTGGCCGTGGTCATTCCCGGCATCAACATGGCCAAGCGACACCAGCGCGCACAGAGGGGCCGCACGCAGACAGCGGGGATCATTGACCTGCCCATGCCGGTCCAGATCAGCAATGTCATGGTCGTGTGCCCCAACTGCGACAAGCCGACCCGCATCGGCCATGCGCGGCTGGATGACCAGCACAAGACCCGGGTGCGCGTCTGCAAGCACTGCGGGGAGCAGCTGGAGGTGACCGCGTGAGCGACGAACCAACCGCCGCGCCGCGCAAGCCCGCCAAGCCGGCAGCCAAGAAGGCAGCCAAGAAGGCAGCTGCGCCGCGCAAAGCGCCTGCGCCGCGCAAGGCCGCCGCGACGTCGGCCGCCAAGCGGTCCGCCACCGCGCCAGAAGCGCCTCCGAAGCAGCGGCGGGCTGCCAATGGGGGCGAGCTGGTGGGCCTCCGCCTGCGTTACCGCGACGAGGTGGTGCCGGCCCTGATCCGCGAGTTCCGGTACGCCAACCCGATGCAGGTCCCGCGCCTGGAGAAGGTCGTGGTCAACATCGGCCTGGGCGAGGCCATCCAGAATGCGAAGGCCATCGACGCCGCCGTCGGGGACCTGGCCACGATCACCGGCCAGAAGCCGATCGTGACCCGCGCCACCAAGTCGATCGCCCAGTTCCGGCTCCGGGCGGGAATGCCGGTCGGGGCCAAAGTCACGCTCCGTGGGCAACGGATGTACGACTTCGTGGAGCGGACCCTGCGGCTGGCCCTCCCGCGCATTCGTGACTTCCGCGGCGTGTCTCCCGGATCCTTCGACGGGCGGGGCAACTTCAGCCTGGGGCTCCGCGAGCAGCTGATGTATCCGGAGATCGACTACGACAAGATCGACCGCCTGCGGGGCCTCGAGATCAGCATCGTGACCACCGCCCGCAACGACGAGGAAGGCCGTCGCCTCCTCGCCCTGCTGGGCATGCCATTCGCCGCCAACTGACCTGAGGACGATTCGAACGTGGCCAAGAAATCGATGATTGCCAAATCCCAGCGCAAGCCGCGGTTCGCCGTGCGCCAGCACAACCGCTGCACGGTGTGCGGGCGTCCGCGGGCCTACATGCGGCGCTTCGCGCTGTGTCGCATCTGCTTCCGGGAGCGTGCCCTCGACGGCCTGCTGCCGGGGGTCATGAAATCGAGCTGGTAGCCATGAACATGACCGATCCGATTGCCGACATGCTGACCCGCGTCCGCAACGCGAGCCTCGCCCATCACGGCGAGGTCGTCCTGCCCGCGTCGCGCGTGAAGACCGAGATCGCTCGCATCCTGGTCGAGGAGGGGTTCATCGCCTCGTTCGAGGCTCGGGTCGACGACGGCCATGATCACCTGGTCCTGACCCTCAAGTACGTCGAGGGCCGCACGCCGGTGGTGACCGGTCTTAAGCGCATCAGCAAGCCGGGACTGCGCGTCTACGCGCGCAAGACCGAGATTCCCCGCGTCCTGGGCGGCCTGGGCGTGGCCATCCTTTCCACCTCCCACGGGATCATGACCGGGCAGTCGGCCCGGAAGCTGAATCTCGGCGGCGAGGTGCTGTGTTACGTCTGGTAAGGAGCCGCATGTCGCGAATCGGGCGCCTGCCCATTCCCATCCCCGATGGTGTCGAGGTCACCCTCGACGGTCAGCACCTGAGCGTGACCGGCCCGCTGGGCACGTTGGAGCGGGACGTCCACCCCGAGATGGCCGTCGTTCACGATGACGGCGTCCTCCGTATCGTCCGCCCGTCCGATGAGCCGCGCCATCGGGCCCTGCATGGGCTGACCCGATCGCTGGTCGCCAACATGGTCACCGGGGTGACCGCGGGATTCACCAAGGTCCTCGAGATCAGCGGCGTGGGGTACCGCGCCCAGCTCCAGGGCGAGACCCTGGTCCTGGCGCTGGGGTTCTCGCACCCGGTCGAGTTTCCGCCTCCGGAGGGCATTCGCTTCACCGTCGAGACCCCCACCCGGCTGTCGGTGAGCGGCCCCGATCGGGAGCTGGTCGGTCAGGTGGCAGCGGCCATTCGCGCCAAGCGCAAGCCCGAGCCCTACAAGGGCAAGGGCATCCATTACGCCGGGGAGCAGATCCGACGCAAGGCCGGCAAGACGGGCAAGGTCGGGGGAGCCGCGTAACCATGATCAAGAAGTCATCCCGCGACGAGCTGCGGCGCAAGCGACACGCCCGCCTCCGACTGCGCGTGACGGGCAGCACCGAGCGCCCGCGGCTCAGCGTCTTCCGCAGCTCCCGCTTCATCTATGCCCAGGTCATTGACGACACCACCGGCCGGACATTGGCCGCGGCCTCGAGCCGCGAGCCGTCGCTCGGCGCCGGAACCGGCAAGGTTGCCGTCGCCGAGGCGGTGGGCCGCGCGGTCGCTGAGCGGGCGCGCCAGGCCGGCGTCACCCAGGTCGTCCTCGATCGGGGAGGCTATCGGTATCACGGGCGGGTTCGCTCGCTCGCCGAGGGCGCCCGCCAGGGCGGCCTCGAACTGTAGAGCGGAGTACATATGGCACGTATCGATCCCACCAAGCTGACCCTCGAAGAAAAGGTCGTCCAGATCAACCGGGTGGCCAAAGTGGTCAAGGGTGGCCGCCGCTTCAGCTTCAGTGCAGTCGTGGTCGTGGGTGACGGCCGCGGCGTCGTGGGCGGCGGTCTGGGAAAGGCCGGTGAGGTGCCGGAGGCCATCCGCAAGGGCGTCGAGGACGCGAAGAAACACCTCATCCGGGTGCCTTTGGTGGGCAGCACCATCCCGCACGACGTCCTGCGCGAATTCGGGGCGACGCGGGTCTTGCTTCGACCCGCAACCGCCGGCACCGGCGTCATCGCGGGAGGCTCGGTCCGTGCCGTCGTGGAGGTCGCCGGCATCCGCGACCTGCTCTCGAAGACGATGGGCAGCACGAATCCGGTCAACGTCGTGCGAGCCACGCTCGACTGTCTGGCCAACCTGCAAACGGCGGACGATATCGCGGCACGCCGCGGCAAAACCGCCGAGGAGCTGCTCGGCAAGCGCGCAGCCGAAGCGGCGCGCCAGCCGCATATCTACGTCGAGCGGCCGGCGCCGCCCATGCTGGGCGGAGGCCCGCGTGGCCGCTAAGCGCTCGGCGGATCCGCCGGCCACCCTGCGCGTGACGTGGATCCGCTCCACCATCGGCCACCGGGCCGAGGCGCGGGGCACCATCCGGGCGCTGGGACTCCGCCGCCTGCACCACAGCGTCGAGGTCCCGGACACGCCGCAGACGCGCGGCATGCTGCGCCGAGTCGCCTTCCTGGTCGACGTCATCGACCCGGCCAAGCCGGAGGAGACGACTTGAAGCTGCACGACCTCCAGCCGGCCACCGGATCACACACGCCTGCCCGGCGGGTGGGACGGGGCCATGGCTCGGGCAAGGGCAAGACGGCCGGTCGCGGCACCAAGGGCCAGAAGTCGCGCGCCGGCGGGTCCATCCCACCCTGGTTCGAAGGCGGCCAGACTCCGATCCATATCCGCACGCCCAAGCTCCATGGCTTCCGCAACCGCGGGCGGGTCGCCTACGCGGCGGTGAATATCGGCCGCCTGGTCGAGGCTGAGGCGGGCACCCTGATCACGCCCGATGTGCTGGCTCATGGCGGGCTGGTCCGCCGCTCGAAGACCCGGGCTCTCCCGGTCAAGATCCTTGGCGCCGGCGACGCCCCGAAGGGCGTGACCATCCATGCCCACGCGTTCTCCCGGGCTGCCCTCGACAAGCTGGCTGCCGCCGGATCCACCGCCCAGCGCATCAGCTGGCCCGATGGAGCGCCGGTGGACGAGGCCGCCGAAGCCCAGGCCCTGGCCGAAGCCGCGGCCGCGGCGGAAACTCGCGCGCGAGCCAGGGGCAAGCGCCGGAGCAAGCGCAAGGGCCAGGGGACAGGCGCCCGCGCAGGAGCGGCCGCAGCAGCGGTTGCGGACGACGCGACCGATGCCCCCGTCAGCGACGCGACGGATGCCTCAGTCACCGACGCGACCGATTCCACCACCACCGCTCCGGATGACGAAGGGCCCGAAACCGGGGAGGCCGACGGCGAGGGCGCGAAGGCGTGATTCAGTCGGTCGTCACCGCTCTCCAGGCGCCGGACATCCGGCGCAAGATCCTGTTCACGGTCTTCATCCTGCTCATCTTCAGGATCCTGACCGCGGTCCCGGTGCCCAACGTCGACCAGGCGCGCCTTGCCGAGCTATTCGCGTCAAACCAGCTCCTGGCGCTGCTCGACATCTTCTCCGGCGGCGGCCTGGCCACCGCCTCGATCATTGGTCTCGGCCTGAACCCTTACATCAACGCCAGCATCATCATGCAGCTCATGCAGGGGGTCATCCCGCGCCTGGGAGATCTGGCGCGGGAAGGGGAGTACGGGCGCAACCGGCTCCAGCAGTACAGCCGCTACCTGACGGTGCCGCTGGCGGCGGCCCAGGGCTTCGGCTTCTCGGTCCTCCTCCAGAACGCCGGCGTCATCCCGATATCGCCGTTCTTCAGCTTCGAGACGTTCTCGCTGCTCATTGCCTGGACCTCGGGGACGATCCTCCTGATGTGGCTCGGCGAGCTGATCAGCGAGCGCGGGCTGGGCAACGGCATCAGCTTCATCATCTTCGCCGGCATCGTCGGCCGCCTGCCGGACCAGGCGGGGCCGATCATCACCGCCCCCGACGGGATCCTCCGGATCGCGCCCTTCATCGTGGTCGCGGTCATCATCATCGCGGC is drawn from Chloroflexota bacterium and contains these coding sequences:
- the rplP gene encoding 50S ribosomal protein L16 — its product is MLLPKRVKHRKVQRGRRGGLAKGGTTVSFGEYGLMAEEVCWLTSRQIEAARRAMTHHIKRGGRVWIRVFPDKPVTKKPAEVRMGSGKGAPDHWVAVVKPGRIMFEMSGVPETIAREAMRLASHKLPISTKFVIKEGVEHGHQ
- the rpmC gene encoding 50S ribosomal protein L29, whose product is MDISEVRALSDQDLAAALVDAKLELWKIRFDLATRQEKNHSRLPATRQRIARILTVMTERQRAATPASQESA
- the rplN gene encoding 50S ribosomal protein L14, yielding MIRRQTRLRVADNTGARELMCITVVGRSTSETASVGDVIVASVKQALPNSGVKKGEVVRAVIVRTKKGYGRPDGSHIRFDENAAVLITPQGNPRGTRIFGPVARELRERNYMKIISLAPEVL
- the rplX gene encoding 50S ribosomal protein L24; this encodes MAVRKGDTVLVMAGKDRGKRGKVERVERTRRGLAVVIPGINMAKRHQRAQRGRTQTAGIIDLPMPVQISNVMVVCPNCDKPTRIGHARLDDQHKTRVRVCKHCGEQLEVTA
- the rplE gene encoding 50S ribosomal protein L5; translation: MVGLRLRYRDEVVPALIREFRYANPMQVPRLEKVVVNIGLGEAIQNAKAIDAAVGDLATITGQKPIVTRATKSIAQFRLRAGMPVGAKVTLRGQRMYDFVERTLRLALPRIRDFRGVSPGSFDGRGNFSLGLREQLMYPEIDYDKIDRLRGLEISIVTTARNDEEGRRLLALLGMPFAAN
- a CDS encoding type Z 30S ribosomal protein S14 encodes the protein MAKKSMIAKSQRKPRFAVRQHNRCTVCGRPRAYMRRFALCRICFRERALDGLLPGVMKSSW
- the rpsH gene encoding 30S ribosomal protein S8, with translation MNMTDPIADMLTRVRNASLAHHGEVVLPASRVKTEIARILVEEGFIASFEARVDDGHDHLVLTLKYVEGRTPVVTGLKRISKPGLRVYARKTEIPRVLGGLGVAILSTSHGIMTGQSARKLNLGGEVLCYVW
- the rplF gene encoding 50S ribosomal protein L6 yields the protein MSRIGRLPIPIPDGVEVTLDGQHLSVTGPLGTLERDVHPEMAVVHDDGVLRIVRPSDEPRHRALHGLTRSLVANMVTGVTAGFTKVLEISGVGYRAQLQGETLVLALGFSHPVEFPPPEGIRFTVETPTRLSVSGPDRELVGQVAAAIRAKRKPEPYKGKGIHYAGEQIRRKAGKTGKVGGAA
- the rplR gene encoding 50S ribosomal protein L18, with translation MIKKSSRDELRRKRHARLRLRVTGSTERPRLSVFRSSRFIYAQVIDDTTGRTLAAASSREPSLGAGTGKVAVAEAVGRAVAERARQAGVTQVVLDRGGYRYHGRVRSLAEGARQGGLEL
- the rpmD gene encoding 50S ribosomal protein L30, producing the protein MAAKRSADPPATLRVTWIRSTIGHRAEARGTIRALGLRRLHHSVEVPDTPQTRGMLRRVAFLVDVIDPAKPEETT
- the rplO gene encoding 50S ribosomal protein L15, with the protein product MKLHDLQPATGSHTPARRVGRGHGSGKGKTAGRGTKGQKSRAGGSIPPWFEGGQTPIHIRTPKLHGFRNRGRVAYAAVNIGRLVEAEAGTLITPDVLAHGGLVRRSKTRALPVKILGAGDAPKGVTIHAHAFSRAALDKLAAAGSTAQRISWPDGAPVDEAAEAQALAEAAAAAETRARARGKRRSKRKGQGTGARAGAAAAAVADDATDAPVSDATDASVTDATDSTTTAPDDEGPETGEADGEGAKA
- the secY gene encoding preprotein translocase subunit SecY, with product MIQSVVTALQAPDIRRKILFTVFILLIFRILTAVPVPNVDQARLAELFASNQLLALLDIFSGGGLATASIIGLGLNPYINASIIMQLMQGVIPRLGDLAREGEYGRNRLQQYSRYLTVPLAAAQGFGFSVLLQNAGVIPISPFFSFETFSLLIAWTSGTILLMWLGELISERGLGNGISFIIFAGIVGRLPDQAGPIITAPDGILRIAPFIVVAVIIIAAVVFVNEGQRRIPVQYASRVRGRRMYQGQTQYLPMKVTMAGVIPIIFAVSILLFPAQIAQYFTTSSNQVVADVAAWISTTLSPQTPIVYGILYFVLVVFFTYFYTAFQFKPDQTADFLRKNGGFIPGIRPGRPTEEFLSRVANRITLGGATFLGIIAVTPLIISAFIPGTEAIQLGGTSILIVVAVVVETMKQLEAQMLMRNYEGFIR